A portion of the Acidobacteriaceae bacterium genome contains these proteins:
- a CDS encoding VWA domain-containing protein produces the protein MAATVLAAGLSLAGTLRAQTQEPASPQQKIPPPTSSDDGPATSNDGIVLPKKTDEQKQKDQAPPAPAEEKVQNPDNQTFSLRVDVPMVNLDVNVILDKTHQFVPGLKPENFLVVEDGVEQNVTSLRLTKTPITAVMLLEFASTSYPFVRDMQNASDAFFRTMQPDDYIAVETYDIRPRILTDFTNNKETVDAALSSLVIPGFRETNMFDALYETLDRLTRIDGRKYIILIGSGVDSLSKLTLDEMLAKVKATPNVTIFTVSTGQLVRTLADGYGGMGPITRMTYLQADNQMKAIANMTGGLSFQPMFQGALPDIFSQINESIRNQYVLTYRPTNSKNDGTYRKIKVYLVDREGKPLKMQDEKGRPLKYSVIARDGYRAKLPVE, from the coding sequence TTGGCTGCCACAGTGCTGGCCGCTGGATTATCTCTGGCGGGCACTCTGCGCGCGCAGACGCAGGAACCCGCGTCGCCGCAGCAGAAAATACCTCCACCCACCTCCAGCGACGACGGCCCCGCGACCAGCAACGACGGCATCGTGCTGCCAAAGAAGACCGACGAGCAGAAGCAGAAAGACCAGGCCCCACCCGCGCCCGCCGAAGAGAAGGTGCAGAACCCCGACAATCAGACCTTCTCCCTGCGTGTCGACGTCCCCATGGTGAACCTCGACGTCAACGTCATCCTCGATAAAACGCACCAGTTCGTTCCCGGCCTCAAGCCCGAAAACTTCCTCGTCGTCGAGGACGGTGTCGAGCAGAACGTCACCTCGTTGCGCCTCACCAAGACCCCCATCACAGCCGTCATGCTGTTGGAGTTCGCCTCCACCTCCTACCCCTTCGTGCGCGACATGCAGAACGCCTCCGACGCGTTTTTCCGCACCATGCAGCCCGACGATTACATCGCCGTCGAGACCTACGACATTCGCCCGCGCATCCTCACCGACTTTACGAACAACAAGGAAACCGTCGACGCCGCCCTGAGCAGTCTTGTCATTCCAGGCTTCCGCGAAACGAACATGTTCGACGCGCTCTACGAAACGCTCGACCGCCTCACGCGCATCGATGGTCGCAAGTACATCATCCTCATCGGTTCGGGTGTGGACTCGTTGTCGAAGCTGACGCTCGACGAGATGTTGGCCAAGGTGAAGGCGACCCCCAACGTCACCATCTTCACCGTCAGCACCGGTCAGTTAGTGCGCACGCTTGCTGATGGCTACGGCGGTATGGGGCCGATCACGCGTATGACGTACCTGCAGGCCGACAATCAGATGAAAGCGATTGCGAACATGACCGGCGGCCTCAGCTTCCAGCCCATGTTCCAGGGAGCATTACCCGACATCTTCTCGCAGATCAACGAGTCGATCCGCAACCAGTACGTGCTGACCTACCGCCCGACTAACTCGAAGAACGACGGCACCTACCGCAAGATCAAGGTCTACCTGGTCGACCGCGAAGGCAAGCCGTTAAAGATGCAGGATGAGAAGGGCCGGCCGCTCAAGTACTCCGTGATCGCCCGCGACGGGTATCGAGCAAAGCTGCCGGTGGAGTAA